Within the Glycine max cultivar Williams 82 chromosome 12, Glycine_max_v4.0, whole genome shotgun sequence genome, the region TAATAGACTTCTCAATTAATTAGGGGCATAAAGGAAATTTAGCAATAAAGTAGTTCTACTGTACGACATATTGGAATCTTACTATTGGGCTATAAAGTAATCCTACAATtcaatataatttgatttatcACCTTTTGATTCATATCATAAGATTATTAACAAGTAACTTTGAATCTTCTGGTACAATGAATGAATTGGTGCAATTTCATATCATCAATAAGAGTCACACTATTCAACAAATCATGAGAGAATAATTACAAATCATGAGAGACTAATTAAATATGATGCGAGTCCtacaatttttcttattttctataaatttaaaCCAATTTCAATGCGTGTGTTactagaatttttcttttttctttcaccaattacttgtgaaagaaattaaaaagacatACAAGCTTAGactgtaaaatgaaaaaaaataaaaaattgaacgaTCACTTGTGAACGTGAACTTATCCTATTTGATTATTCCGCTACTTTATTTCATTCACTCATTTAAACCATAAACACTTTGGTATTTCATTTCATTGTTCTAAAATAGAAGGCTCCACGAACTTGGATATAGctaataatttcattttgagGCTTATggataagttgtttttatctatttctagtttaaaataattacactgAACATTTTAtgtcatttatataatatatttaatgttatttttcattGTGTCCGaatcttacaatttgaaacacATTATAATTCACAGTTCAAAAATTAGCATGGCAATTCACGATATGAATCTTGATTTGACAACCTTGCTGTACTTGTTTATATagttgatttttgaaaaatgttattttttgttttctatttgttACCAATTTGGTGTACGGTCTATATGCTTGATTATGATATGCTTTATTTGAAGACCTAATTTACATTTCTCGACCTGATCCAATTTAAATTAGACTCTTAGGTTTTCTGATACTTGTTTTTGGAGGGGAGTTAAAATGCATTACCATGGAGCATAATGCTCTTGGACATTAAGTTACTTGTAATATCACCTGGTCTTCTGAGCCCCAAAAGAAATAGCAGATCTTTAGGAACATTTCTGTTTTCTCTTGTGCATTTCTCAGCATTATCTTTTATGATGCATTCTACAGGTTTAATAGTATGCTATTTAATTCTCACGTGCTCCTGTACATTGCATTTCTTGTCTGAAGcttatattttcttatgattGTTTAAGTCGTTTATCATAGAAGCTTTGGAATTGACtactattaactaatttttccattgtttttatttcatgttGCAGATCTCAGATTTTTAGAGTAGATGGTGTCTTGATGCCAGCCTATTTTGGTTTTTTGAAGCTTCCAAGATTATGGATTTTAGTTTAACAGTCAGATTATAGAGGAAGCATTCTGAAGGCCCGCAGGTGATCCTACTGATGCAGCATGGGATTTTTCCTTCCCATTTGTTTGAACTGCAATGCTAATGGTGGCCTTGTTGCATTTCTTGACACGAATTCTTGTATAATATTTGTTAGAATTTGATGATAGTTAGGTAGCTAGATTTCCGTAGCATGTGTACATTGCTAACTGCTGCTGCGCATTGAGTTCCATTGACAAcatgtttttttgattttgtgctAGCAGATTCAAAATCTTAGTACCATACGAAGATAATATGTAATTCCTTCGTGAAGTCTCATTCCGTGTAGTTTATAACTGAAAATGCAAGTCGTAGTTAGTTTAACTGTGTCAAATGACAACTTCAATTGATTTTTCTACCTTTTACAGTCCCTGCATTCCACCTAACATGTCCACTTTCAAAATAGTTCTAATCAGCTTAGAAATCTCGTGAACACTTTCGAATAATATTGGATGGTGATAGTGACAAAGGGGATCTGGTGGTGGCATTTAGGTAGCAACTAGGAAGAGTAATAAGGGAATAATGGAtgggaaaatgaaaagaaaaatacttaaatagACAATCTCTAGTGATTTTGAGAGAATTTTCTactttagaaaaagaaatatgttCCAGCAAATATTATAGTATATTTATTGGGAGTGGACTGGGTCATCTAGTTGTCTAGTATGGCTTTGTTTATGCCAGAGAAGATGCCCCTTCGTCATCTAAAATGACAAGGGAAGTTGAAATAATATAGTCAGCTGCGTACAGTCTTAGTGTGCCATTCTTTTCTTAATCTTGTTTCTGAGAcgaggaaaaacaaaaacagtatCAGAGGAAGTGAAGGAATGTGCAACTCAGACGGAGATTGCAGGTCATTGGGTTTTCTGCTGGGTCTTCCCTTTGCCTTTCTCTCCCTCCTCCTCTCAATCGTTGGTCTAATTGTATGGATTgttgggtaaaaaaaaaaaagctattctctctctctcttcctagTTGTCTAGTTATCATATCTTATGTTCTGGGTCACTCCGGTTTCTGCACCTGTGATCTGGGTTTGGATCTGattggaataaaataaaactttggtTATATTTGCAGATTGTTGCTGACATGCATATGCCCCTGCTGCTTGTGCCTGACCGTAATAGTGGAGCTTGCGTTAGCATTGGTGAAGGCTCCACTGCATGTCATGGAGTGGTTCACTTCTCAGATCCCTTGCTGAGTTCCTCTTAATTTTTATCTTCCTTCTAGGGAGAAATTTTAGACTTGGATTTGTTGGTACTTCCCCCTGTTTTGCCAATTTTTGTGGTTATAGTGGGGATTTGGCAGGTATTTGGTTTTACGGTGGAGAATTAATTATCAGAACTTATTTCAGATATATTTTCACATGATGGTTTTATGTTGAAGATCgagaattaattttgagtttgaaTGAAAGAATTCTGAGTAACTTTTacattggataatttttttttatactgaattttatttttaacttaattttataataaaaacatttaacacaaatcatattatttcaaaatcaattttaatccaAACTAATTTATTCATGTCTGTCTTTGATTGATGGTGCCCTTTGTCTTACCATTAAATGTGGTTTTAGAAGTGGGGATTTCATGTTTGTCATTGACATGTGTTTGTGGTCTTTTGGCTTCTCTGGCTAATTCATGGTTTTATGAAATttggttgaaaaaaaagaaaattgaacagTTAACACTACATTTTGTTTCTTAGTGGCATTGATATTAGACaaataactaattattaattagaattgcggaaaaaactatgattttaaCTACAAACTTCGATGAAGCAGAAGATATTAGAAGGATAATGTAACTGGCGCAGTGATAACTCCGcccttacatattttttaacattaaataagtAAAACGATTTAGTAAAGAACTTCTACCTAATTGTACCGTAGGGTAATGTAAAGAGCTGTAAATTTAGTAAAACGGtttctcaattattttaaaatatttaataaggtttatctattttttaaaacttcaaTTAAGTTCTTATGTGATACTTTTCGTCCATTTGACGTTGTTATGTTctaaattttaatgattttcgTTTATAAAAATAGTGgtaattttttactttcatatatttattattatatttaatatcataaatgtaaaacaaaattatattattaattaatttaaaatcatttttgatataatttttaagctaATCATCatgaaaagtaaataaatttattaaatataagagTTTGTAATTGGAGTGCATATATATTACAGTTGTGGCATGCGTATGAAATCATTTTGTGGAAAAGAGTAAGAGTATGATGATTGTTGCTTTGAATAGAAGGGTATTGTTATTGTCACCTCCGTTTTTGTTAAGTTCACTCCTAACTTTAGAAAACATTTAACCTTGTTACACTTTAATTCACAGTTTAACATGTTTTCATCTAAAGAATTTCTtagaatgtatattttttaggcaatttaagtaaataatttctTAGAATGTATACAACTGAAGAGAAGCTTAAATCCATTTATAGTGTTATGCTAATTCTGAAAAATAAAGGATAAGAGAGAGGCAGAGAGTCACTTTAACAATTTCATGAGGGTCACTTTATGGGCTATTTTACTATTGTTTATGAGATTTTTTTGGTTCAAACAGTTAAGCAGTCCCATAATTTTCGTGAACATGAATACAATGGTACAAATTTCACATACTGCATGGGCCTATAAAAGCTTTAAAATTGTGCCCGAAAATGCAAAACGTTACTTTGTAGTTTGTAGACTTGGTGAAttcctttaaaattttaatcctttaaaattttaatcgtGGTAACTCTTTGCGCGAGTTTGTGCATGTTTATAATGTTTTAATACGTAGAACTTTCACATTTTGAATCCAATGCTTTATGTCAAATATCaggatttttttgcttttaatggTTTACGTCGGTGAGTAAATATTTTGACTAAgattttagtaaaaattaaataaatatactctcaattttttttttaaaaaaaacgttGAAAAATCGGTTAACCTttctcactattttttttttcttttcaatatagGTTAAAAGTCAGTTTAAAAAAGTACCAGTGAGAAATTGGTTTCTTGTAACAGTGAAATGACTTATTTGGTTAAATAATTTTGgaatgatatatttaaatatttgatttgggtaAAAAAAAGTCCAAAAAAATAACTCTTAGCAAATATGCATTATTAGTTAAGTGATAAGATAAGTccataaaaataacttattagtTAACTGATAGGATTAAATTAATAACTTCcataactaatattatttaataattcaaaattataataaaatacttaattaaaaaattattactaattGATATTCCACAAGCAGATAGATATTGCCACCAGAACCTGAAGGCAACATAGGGACTGATACATTTATTGTTGTCGTCATGTATCAATAAAACACAGTACAAGACCTACACATTATTGGTATTACAACATATAATCACAGAAGgacattcttatttatttacaacTCCACAAAGCCTGGAACATGTACTGCATGATAGATTTCCATATATAAAAATCATGCAGCTACAcattattaattactatatatAGAATTACAACAAGACATtcttattctaatttatttacaaCTCCATAAAACGTGGAACTTTTGCAGCTATGTACTTCGTGATAAATTTCCTTCCATAAACTATGAACATCCATGTAATGCACAACTCACTGTAGACATAGCCCTTAACTCACTAATCAAGTTTCAAGTCTCCATAATCATATTCATGTGTTTTTCTTATCATCTCCTTTTCTCCCTCTCCAGCAACAATCACCTTAGTTGTCTCCGCTATTTCTGCTATGGTTTCACCAATGGCATTCAGCACCCCTCCCCCTTCACCTTGATGCTGCACTTTCTGTGCTAGTTTCTGATGGAATTTTCAAATGGCTCACGTTCTCtttcaattgtttttttctgttccagtttttttggaaattttttttttgaatttggtTCATTTTTCTCCCAAGTTCAACCCTTATCCTTGGAATGTTTAGTAACAAACTCACATCCCTATCATCAAGCTCACGTTCTGATAACGAATTGGTTGAGCTCTGTGatggacagactctataaataagatgtggtgctcttaGTTTTATATCATCAAGCCTACTTTTCTATTCAGAAAAATGCAGCATTTATTTCAGAGTGGGTAAGAGTCTGGAAAAACAAAGTTGCCTTCGGATTCGTGCTTGCGTCACTTCGTGTTTTATCTGCAATGACTGGAGGTACGCTTGTGCTCTTTTTGCTTCCTCTGTTTGATCTAAATATgacatttaaattgatttgcatgtttagattaGTATGCACACCTTTTTGCCTCTGTGTTGGAATTATATTGTTCAATATGGAAAGAAAAGTAGAAAAGAAAGATGAACAGTGTAATGGTGCTTTAGAATAAGGTACAATACGGCAAAAagcttaaaataaaagtttgaaaGCGTAAActtttacatattaaaaaaaagggaaagaagattCTGGATCCTCTCATTCTTGAAAGCTGAGTTTAATATTCTAAATATTAAAAGTCTAAACTTTTTGAAAGCGTAGACTTCTCATTCTTGAAAGCTgagtttaatattataaatattaaaagcatAAACCTTTTGAAAGCGTTAACTTTTTGAAAGCGTAAACTTACAATgtgtttgaattatttattaagattaattgtatgtttattttggtttaagctaaataatttatgcacattaaatttaatggttaagagcttatatgttttaaatattgGATAATCatatgcatatattatttatttacttttgaagttttgtatgtatgattttataattttatacatgCGAAATTATCTTGAATATTTTTATGCAATGTTATTCAATTTGTTTACAttatttagaatattatgtaaatatttagttcttattaataattaatgttaactgattaatatgatttaattaattaaagaacaaccacaacatctttaattgaTTAGGTTtattgttggatttcccctgcagttactttttgtccaatttttctttatacaaatatgttcaagggaaatctgATTCATCGGATAGCGCACCGgatcatcaagtatttaaaattaaaatggattaaTCTGAATATCAAACTCAAGGAACCAGTATTAGACAGAGTTatattcagaaataaggcattgttgaaacaAACATTGATGGTTgatgatgaaaaacaaaatttaaactaaagtctatgttaaaatagtaaaattgcaAGTAATTAAAGTTGATAGCAGAAGgtaaaagtgttgggtctttctaacaaacaagctgatgcatatgaagatatttctctaatcaatcatgcttttgtgttctatgttgtagcctaaaatactaaacctcgatccctcacaagtttagactaatttagcctaagctttgtccgcaaatccctcttgtaagactatgCTTAACTTAAATAGCATTATCGTAATAGCATATTCAAAAAACCAAAACCCCATAATCCATCCCTTGCAATGTAGTTATTCAGTCTTGCTTccatcaagttctaaggcaacagtacatttcccaatgctaaagtcacctaactatacacacaaatgggtgatcagaccaagagcatgcaaaaattaagtattgaaagaagcattgaacacataaaacacaattaattggatattaaagtaattacatcagttgtttcttagaaatccccaacaagggtgtttagtcagccattacagaaaaaccctaacacacATGAGATAgagtacaaaataattattccttacacaagaagagggatccctcctcctcttctcagcacctcacaatcactctacatctcactaatctctctctaattgaAAAACCCTAGGCTTCTCTGCACAACTgcttctcttttcttcctctagaGCTTCTATCTCAAAATTAGCACTGTGGTGTTCTTGCTTTGGAATTCTGTACTGCTTGCTAAAAATtatgtaccctaattctgcacaaggcaggctttaaataggctctgaatccaCGACTTTGCGCTTAGTGCCACcctcgtgcttagcgcgagtaactGGATTTGAGTTTAGCGTCAGTCATGCGTTGAGCCTGGCTAAAGACAATCGTCACGCTTAGCGAGTGGGTCTCGCACTTAGCACGCGACCTTGATATTTATACTCTGCCAAATTCTTCTGTCGCACTAAGCACGCTGAAGCTGCGCTTGGCGCGCGCTGAGCCCAAATGGTGAGTTGAGCGCAACTACCATTTTTAGCACTTTAAGACTTAGCCtcatttaacctgaaattgaatagatttcatcattaaatcccatggaaaatattctagagacagctataacaataaaacaagatttatttacaaatccatacaaaataactataaattggggaaactatacaagttttggaaaatgttttctatataaaagttagtcgtataagatgactaacaaactcccccaaatttatagtttttcttgtcctcaagcaaagaaagaacaattcacttGTCTTCAAGTGACAAAATACAGTGGTAAATCCAAATGGTGTTTGCTtcacagaaaaaaaattcaatcatatgaaatgaatatcatagaatgcttcaatcaattgcttttcacaaacatgcagcttttcaaagataggaacatatGCATTAGAGTCataactgaaataagctagcgagaatgacagatatcaaggaaggatcatcaaccaaaacctcacattcattgtttcactcaagctcaagtgtttaggtTCAATCCATtataaacaactaacacaagtcctaacttttgcatttcatctcataccatatagaaataaacacacaaaatgaattcgaaggactttctaggcttgtaatgaggttaggctgccaacaaatcatgggttttctaggattcaaaagcttagattctaggagagcattcatccatagataaaccttTACTTTTCCTTCATTCCTACCCCAATGCTTGCCTTTTATTTAAGCACTTAGCTTCATTTCATTACTTTGCAGCATACACACTTAAACACTTTTATTTGTACTTATAGTTATATATAGAAAACAGTGtgtatatgctgctcttctttgaccattttatttcttatccAATGTCTCCcacaaatttgggacaaatttaccttgataattactcccccaaatttgggacaaatttgctttgaaccaagCTTTCTGTGGAttatgctctcctacaacctaagaccaagtagcaggagataacactgtataggctcaaggttcaatcaatcaataattcattcatctcaaactgggtgcaagggataaatcacTCAAGCACATGgttagctttttggctaagtagctatcacaatcaaaacatggccttcatcatcctcaattcatgCATTTAGTCCATACTtcaaagattcatgcaaaaatcagtactaaacgatagttgtttctttcaaaatttaaggatcacacttTCACCAGGATGtggttaatgcattccttcataatCAATATGACCAACTGACTAACATTTTTATTCATACTTCTAAtcacattttttctcttctattggatgcaagcttgatcaaaacaaaCATCTAATCATTCCAGTCCACTCAATTATACATTTTCTCATTCAAGTCATTCACAAACACTCATTTCATATCAAACAAACCACTGAAACATGATTCAATCATTTCACTGTTCAAAcaagctttttgtacaagcaaTCAACACTAAAATAACTGGAATTTAAAtgaatgaaatttaaataactgaaacataaagcaaactaaataactaataactaaattgttcttgatttgcagaaattaaaacaaaatagaatttaaacaTCTTGCTCATCTTGTGGCTGATCTTCATTTAAATCCAGCACTGGAGCAGCTAGTACATCCTGAAGAATGGACTGCTCTGGCTCCATGGCTAGTGCTGATGGCATGGTGTCCTCAGATATAGGTGCAGGGGATGGCTCTGGCATGTGATCTGGAGAAATCTCCTCCTCTTGAGCCATAGATGTATCTGCAGCAAAAGAAAATGGCTCAAGAGGAGTGAGCTCATACTCTGCTAAAATTGGCTCCTCTGCTGCCTGCTCAGGCTCTTGGGCTGTGGAGGTCCCACCCCCTCCagaaggagaaggctggactcctggccaaGCCACCTGAGAGTGAAATTCCTCCATGCCCATGATAGATGGCAGGCCCAAGCTCTGGAAGCTCTGCATGATAATTGCATGCCCTCGGTGTAGGCTCTGTATCATCGCATATAGCATCTTTGGTGTAAAGGAAAAATCTGATGGTCCAGAGGAAGAAAGAGCTAGAACTGGTATCTGAGCAGGAGATGGAGTAGGAGTAGctggagtagaagaagaaggtgcTAAATGATCTGGTAAAATGGATGAAGAAGGAGCAGAAGCATCTGGTGTTGTTGAAGTAAGGGGAGCCTCAGATCTCTTGCCCCTGGCCTTCCTTGGCCCTCTGAATGTCactgttggatcatctagattccaacagttcttctttATATATGCCAAGTTAATGGCAGGGCTAAGGCTCTCCAATGATCTGGAATCTGATATGACTCCTCTAGCTTTACACAAAGCTGTTATTAAGACTAGGAATCCAAGCTTAGAGGAGTCATGCTAGGCAATGATAGAAATCTGGTAGGAGATGAGGTAACCCAGattcatgtccatcttcatgaTAATGCCACAAATCAACTTGGCCCGATCCAATGTGATATCAGAAGTGTGGGAGGTAGGGACCAAGTTGGAGTAAGAAAGAACACTCCAAGTCTGAGCGAGtgtggtcatgttcttcctgAGGATCTTCAGAGGCTGACCATCAACATTTAGCTCAAACCCCCTCCCTGGGATGCAGAGCTTAGCAGCTAACTCTTGAGGATCAGGCCTCCAGAGTGCAAATCTAGAATAAGCTGATAATGTCTCTCCCTCCTGAATGATGACAGGGGTCTTCAAGAATGTATTAAGCGTGTCCTCATCAAATTTGACCAGATGACCTCTGACCCTCACCTGCCTAGGTGACTTATCTTCCATGTTGTAGAGGTTAGCATAAAATTCTTTCACAATGGCAACATCAATGATGCCTTCTTCAAAATTGGTCAATTATTCATCCCATTTCCTTTTCTCGAGTTCCTCCTTGAACTCATCAAACTCAATGTGGTAAATTACCACATTTCTCTCTGGCAGCAGCTTCCTAGGTACCACAATATAATTATATCTTTCCCAAGTTTCCTATGAATGGAATCTTGATCTGTCAAATCTAATATGGGAAGATGAAGaaacaaatgattttattttctttgaagcCATCTGAAAATATAAGATCAAACAACAAGATTAATTAGGGTTATTTtcaacaaaacagaaaaataaaaactaaaaatttgacTGGGCGCTTAGCTCAGAAGGCcgggcttagcgcgccttataaaattttactcgTGGGCTAAGCGCAGCAGACTCACATTTAGCCTAAAGacacacaaaatatttttttgtagattaggcttagcgcagctgatatgtcattattttctcctatttcttaaccctttttgtcaccattttaattactgattagccttaattgtcaaattaattatgcagttttatcatttggccCTACTTCACTaatcttgtttttaatttaatttcaggagaattataagcaattgagcttgaatccggaattgggcttggacttgaagagagcagacaattttattttatcaaatcttatcttatccagattttatttcatctagattttatttcgtctagattttatttcatccaatcttatcttatcttgcccagattttattttatttcctttatgggcttggacttaaaatagatttgtaagctttggggttgaggacctatataacagcaccagggttttagtttagggagttttttggagaggagaataattttagggttttgcaattccagttttattactgttcatgcgcactgttcacgtagactaaaattcattttctgcaatttcgtttctgcttcaatctacaatttcgttttctattgattaatggaaggctaagtctccagcattgttttctcttgaggatcaagcacaactctctttgaggttttgttattactattgaattctgatcagtttctcctcttcaccaattactctgtatttgctgctattaatccatgcatgtttagtgcttgattaattgcctctgtgcttaatttacgttcatgcttaatgatcagtttcattaatgattaattggtgtatgtgttgcttaatcacataatgacaaccttatgttaattttcacttagtaatttaatttagggttggatttagtggttgaactgattaaggataaattctcgtaacctaggataagagacttgcttatgaatcaaggggaaacaacatgttttaattttgttattttctaattaaaatttgcttgctgtttaaattacaaaaacaaacaaccccccaattcgttactgttttattattatctattatgaatgtttggttgaccattgctcgttgggagacgacctagggtcatttcctagatactgcatttttaatgtttatttgattcgggtacgacctcaatcaaatttggcgccgttgccaaGGAGCAGTGGTctaaaggttcataatagtgtttagttgttttgagTCTAGCCATCTTGTTtagtgtgtgagtgtgtgttgttttgttttgtgtagtgtTCTGTTTCGCATTTCAGTCGCGTCCCCTATTTAGCGCTTCCCTGTTTcagttgctcacaaaattgcGACTGATTTTGTGTAATGCTGATTTTTTTGTGTAATGCTATGAACAGTGTTTATcgactgattttgcaatttaattggcgattttggttttgatagttagagttgttatttttggctgattatttgtgtggtagtttcttttggtccatattttgtgtgaaaaataccaaaaagcacttggtgtggctgaATTTGAGAGAGGCAAAAATTTTGGggacttgtttttagcaaaacttaaaacggccataacttttgctccggttatcagaatgactattattatatatgcatttggggtagaagaaAATTTACATGACGTGGCAATGGACctcaagtattattgtcctatttttctaaacttttcttaggtagttttcatagctagactttgaatttttgtttgaaattttttgtgctatcttttcatgattttagggtgttgctcacaaaatttcagctcatttggatattgtt harbors:
- the LOC100786156 gene encoding signaling peptide TAXIMIN 1; this translates as MCNSDGDCRSLGFLLGLPFAFLSLLLSIVGLIVWIVGLLLTCICPCCLCLTVIVELALALVKAPLHVMEWFTSQIPC